From Diaminobutyricibacter sp. McL0608, one genomic window encodes:
- a CDS encoding DUF2510 domain-containing protein: MTDAPAPEAGWYPDPTGPLGERWWTGATWSEHTRESTRSVSEIIAEDAQPVEEDDDGYAPQRPGVITGGVATGVVGRGRLRNVLAYRSLNCGAAAAILFVVTVVCADLAWRVSPYGVLGWISVALCLVGTGIAIMAILYAAVSFFRVRTYHGLGPGLTGLAFGLVFAFSIPLAGLALRVVLDTFG, encoded by the coding sequence ATGACAGACGCTCCCGCTCCCGAAGCCGGCTGGTACCCCGACCCGACCGGCCCCCTCGGCGAGCGCTGGTGGACGGGCGCGACGTGGAGCGAGCACACGCGTGAGAGCACGCGGTCGGTGTCCGAGATCATCGCCGAGGATGCTCAGCCGGTGGAAGAGGACGACGACGGCTACGCCCCACAGCGGCCCGGCGTCATCACCGGGGGCGTCGCCACGGGTGTCGTCGGCCGCGGGCGCCTGCGCAACGTGCTCGCCTACCGCAGTCTCAATTGCGGGGCTGCGGCCGCCATACTCTTCGTCGTCACCGTGGTGTGCGCCGACCTGGCCTGGCGCGTATCGCCCTACGGGGTGCTCGGCTGGATCTCCGTCGCGCTGTGCCTCGTCGGCACCGGCATCGCGATCATGGCCATCCTGTACGCCGCCGTGAGCTTCTTCCGGGTCCGGACGTATCACGGCCTCGGGCCCGGGCTCACCGGACTCGCCTTCGGCCTCGTCTTCGCCTTCAGCATCCCGCTCGCAGGTCTCGCCCTGAGGGTCGTGCTCGACACGTTCGGCTGA
- a CDS encoding SRPBCC family protein — MKSIRTITTDVARPPSAVFALLADLPGFGAWLDPSSTYHATVRISDDPIVEGTTYTDEIQGMQMHGTVVRCEPDHLLVFHQARSDGHLAITISYELAPVPEGTRVVRTGEIVTGGFLAALHPIVVRTTVKENQRMMTRLKEYLEGGTGE, encoded by the coding sequence ATGAAGTCCATCCGGACGATCACGACCGATGTCGCGCGACCGCCGAGCGCGGTCTTCGCCCTCCTGGCCGACCTGCCCGGATTCGGGGCCTGGCTGGACCCGTCGAGCACCTACCACGCGACCGTGCGGATCTCCGACGACCCGATCGTCGAAGGAACGACCTACACGGACGAGATCCAGGGAATGCAGATGCACGGGACCGTGGTCCGATGCGAGCCCGATCACCTACTCGTCTTCCACCAGGCCCGGTCCGACGGCCACCTGGCCATCACGATCAGCTACGAACTCGCGCCGGTACCCGAAGGGACACGCGTGGTCAGGACCGGCGAGATCGTGACCGGCGGGTTTCTCGCCGCCCTTCATCCGATCGTCGTCCGGACGACCGTGAAAGAGAACCAGCGCATGATGACGAGGCTGAAGGAGTACCTCGAGGGCGGCACCGGGGAGTGA
- a CDS encoding HhH-GPD-type base excision DNA repair protein produces the protein MANDLHITGDAEADALLSTDPLALLIGMQLDQQIPMETAFSGPAKLRDRMGGLDAATLAAYDPDAFLAIMKQPPSVHRFPGSMAGRIQSLCGALVADWGGDASAIWTQGDPDGAEVLARLKALPGFGEQKAKIFLALLGKQYGVSAAGWQDAAAPYGEKGSYRSVADIVDPESLTRVREFKRAAKAAAKNG, from the coding sequence ATGGCCAACGACCTTCACATCACCGGCGACGCCGAGGCGGATGCCCTCCTGTCGACCGACCCGCTCGCGCTGCTCATCGGCATGCAGCTCGACCAGCAGATCCCCATGGAGACGGCGTTCTCGGGTCCCGCGAAACTGCGCGATCGGATGGGGGGCCTCGATGCGGCGACGCTCGCCGCGTACGACCCCGACGCATTCCTCGCCATCATGAAGCAGCCGCCGTCTGTTCACCGGTTTCCCGGGTCGATGGCAGGCCGCATCCAGTCGCTCTGCGGGGCGCTCGTCGCCGACTGGGGCGGCGACGCATCCGCTATCTGGACGCAGGGCGACCCCGACGGTGCCGAGGTGCTTGCGCGGCTGAAGGCGCTTCCGGGGTTCGGCGAGCAGAAGGCGAAGATCTTCCTCGCCCTGCTGGGCAAGCAGTACGGGGTGTCCGCGGCCGGTTGGCAGGATGCCGCGGCTCCCTACGGTGAGAAGGGCTCGTACCGGTCGGTGGCTGACATCGTCGACCCCGAATCCCTCACCCGCGTGCGCGAGTTCAAGCGGGCGGCGAAGGCGGCGGCGAAGAACGGCTGA
- a CDS encoding nuclear transport factor 2 family protein, with product MRIHVPEGVPAVVSEAIEAANAHDTERFLDAFAASGTVDDWGRVFTGRDEIRDWSDREFIGLHVTLDDLVFVEIPDGVAVRARVGGSGFNGPSTFTFLVASDAITRMTITA from the coding sequence ATGCGCATCCATGTCCCCGAGGGCGTGCCGGCGGTGGTGAGTGAAGCCATCGAGGCCGCGAACGCCCACGACACCGAGCGGTTCCTCGACGCCTTCGCCGCATCGGGCACCGTCGACGACTGGGGGCGGGTGTTCACCGGACGGGACGAGATCCGTGACTGGAGCGACCGCGAGTTCATCGGACTGCACGTCACGCTCGACGACCTGGTGTTCGTGGAGATCCCCGACGGGGTCGCCGTCCGGGCACGCGTGGGCGGCAGCGGGTTCAACGGTCCGTCGACGTTCACGTTCCTGGTCGCCTCCGACGCCATCACGCGGATGACCATCACGGCCTGA
- a CDS encoding quinone oxidoreductase family protein has translation MARVVQYEKVGGPEELQIVEVPTPIPGDDEVLVEVKAVGINPVDLKQRSGRRATAATGPRRIGSDAAGIVAATGSAVDGWAVGDDVIVRGARGAYATHVVASPGQLVRKPDSVSWEQAAAIGVPVSTAYQVLKSLGVGPGTTLLLHAGSGAVGTAAIQFATAWGAMVIATGSEASQVRMRDLGAIPTTYGPGLVGRVRTLAPGGVDVVLDAAGTDEALDASFELVPDRSRIGTIVVGAKAADLGIRAWAGGSPVPLTPGEQALRAEAIDVVVGLLERGEFQVEVARVYPLDEVVAAHRDLESGAVSGKVVLVP, from the coding sequence ATGGCGCGAGTTGTGCAGTACGAAAAGGTGGGCGGGCCGGAGGAACTTCAGATCGTCGAAGTGCCGACCCCCATCCCGGGCGACGACGAGGTCCTCGTCGAAGTGAAGGCGGTCGGCATCAACCCGGTCGATCTGAAGCAGCGCTCCGGCCGGCGCGCCACCGCTGCCACCGGACCGCGGCGGATCGGCTCGGATGCGGCAGGCATCGTCGCGGCGACCGGTTCGGCGGTCGACGGATGGGCGGTTGGCGATGACGTGATCGTGCGGGGCGCGCGCGGTGCGTACGCGACACATGTCGTCGCATCCCCCGGCCAGCTGGTGCGCAAGCCGGATTCCGTCTCGTGGGAGCAGGCAGCAGCGATCGGAGTTCCGGTGAGCACGGCCTACCAGGTGCTGAAGTCGCTGGGGGTCGGACCCGGCACCACTCTTCTCCTCCACGCCGGCTCGGGAGCGGTGGGGACGGCGGCCATCCAGTTCGCGACGGCGTGGGGCGCGATGGTCATCGCCACAGGAAGCGAGGCGAGCCAGGTACGGATGCGCGACCTCGGCGCGATCCCGACGACCTATGGTCCGGGACTCGTCGGGCGCGTGCGCACGCTCGCGCCCGGTGGGGTGGATGTCGTGCTCGACGCAGCAGGAACCGACGAAGCGCTCGACGCGTCCTTCGAACTCGTGCCAGACCGCTCGCGCATCGGGACCATCGTCGTCGGAGCCAAGGCCGCCGATCTGGGGATCCGCGCGTGGGCCGGGGGAAGCCCCGTGCCGCTGACGCCCGGGGAGCAGGCGTTGCGCGCCGAAGCGATCGACGTGGTGGTCGGGCTGCTGGAGCGCGGCGAATTCCAGGTCGAGGTGGCACGCGTCTACCCGCTCGACGAGGTCGTCGCCGCCCACCGCGACCTCGAGTCCGGCGCCGTCTCGGGCAAGGTCGTTCTCGTCCCCTGA
- a CDS encoding NAD(P)-dependent oxidoreductase, whose amino-acid sequence MRISFIGLGRMGRELVVHLIDAGHEVTVWNRSAPAAEEIGARGATVAQSAAAAVADAEVVVTALFGPDTVREVVVNAGLPFASSALWIDVTTVAPGDAAAFAAWASDADVRYVHSPVIGSLAPARAGRLAVLVGGEADAAKEAAGIVSVWSDPDKLRMVDSAPKAATGKLIANLALAVSMEGVVEALRLGHSNGLSTEDVLSTLALTTLAPLAAFKGDVIRDRSFDDTQFSVDLLLKDTRLMIASSRSPLPTVSVVHEALEDASRDDRGAKDIAVLAERDA is encoded by the coding sequence ATGAGAATCTCATTCATCGGGCTGGGGCGGATGGGCCGCGAGCTCGTCGTCCACCTGATCGACGCCGGGCACGAGGTGACGGTCTGGAATCGCAGCGCTCCGGCAGCTGAGGAGATCGGCGCGCGCGGCGCCACGGTCGCCCAGAGCGCTGCGGCGGCGGTGGCCGACGCGGAGGTCGTCGTCACCGCACTGTTCGGACCCGACACCGTACGCGAGGTCGTCGTGAACGCCGGCCTCCCGTTCGCGTCCTCGGCTCTGTGGATCGATGTCACCACGGTCGCGCCCGGCGACGCCGCCGCCTTCGCGGCCTGGGCGTCTGACGCCGATGTGCGCTACGTGCACTCCCCCGTGATCGGCTCGCTCGCGCCTGCCCGGGCCGGGCGGCTGGCTGTGCTCGTCGGCGGCGAAGCGGATGCAGCGAAAGAGGCTGCGGGGATCGTGTCGGTCTGGTCCGACCCCGACAAACTGCGGATGGTGGACAGCGCACCGAAGGCAGCGACCGGCAAGCTGATCGCCAATCTCGCGCTCGCGGTCTCGATGGAGGGCGTCGTCGAGGCGCTCCGGCTCGGCCACTCGAACGGCCTGAGCACCGAGGACGTACTCTCCACGCTCGCACTGACGACGCTCGCGCCCCTCGCGGCGTTCAAGGGCGATGTCATCCGCGATCGCTCGTTCGACGACACCCAGTTCTCGGTCGACCTGCTCCTCAAGGACACACGCCTGATGATCGCCAGCAGCCGGTCGCCGCTCCCCACGGTGTCCGTGGTGCACGAAGCGCTGGAGGACGCCTCCCGCGACGACCGGGGCGCGAAGGACATCGCGGTTCTCGCCGAGCGCGACGCCTGA
- a CDS encoding cell wall-binding repeat-containing protein, with product MRLPLALFAAPLLVASLFTSVTPATAADLNGSASAATVLAQLTVAPADPTGYDRTLFVHWIDADANGCDTRKEVLIRDSTTPVTKASGCSLTGGTWTSWYDGASWTNPSDVDIDHLVPLGEAWASGASSWTPDQRRAYANDLALPVALQAVTDNVNQSKGDRDPAQWMPPLPGVACEYATDWVLVKYRWNLTIDTAEQATLSGILSGTCGDTVVAVPAKAGTTVNAGVGRLAGADRYATAVAVSGQYPTGVPVAYIASGANFPDALSAAPAAAKQGGPLLLTAPGSLPAVVRTELQRLAPDTIVVAGGPGSVSDAVFTELSMLAPHIRRDAGASRYATSIAVNTAAFPGGSAAVFVATGRNFPDALGASAAAGAQGEPVLLVDGAAGAIDQPTLDLMTTLGVATVSIAGGTGVVSTGIENQLRSRLGSANVVRLAGADRYHTASAINRATFTSSATVYLAAGTGFADALAGAALAGRDHDALYVVPGTCVPDFIKTDLTALGTTKRVLLGGTGTLSAGVANFTTCATPPPPAPPKPPAPPTKPGNPGDTKNCTDFATHAAAQAWFNKYFPYYGDVAHLDSDHDGIACESLP from the coding sequence ATGCGCTTGCCCCTGGCTCTTTTCGCCGCGCCCCTGCTCGTGGCGTCCCTGTTCACCTCTGTCACGCCCGCAACGGCGGCCGACCTGAATGGGAGTGCATCGGCTGCCACCGTGCTCGCCCAGCTCACGGTCGCCCCCGCAGACCCGACCGGCTACGACCGCACCCTGTTCGTGCACTGGATCGACGCCGACGCCAACGGCTGCGACACGCGCAAAGAGGTGCTGATCCGCGACTCGACGACACCCGTGACCAAGGCCAGCGGATGTTCGCTGACAGGTGGAACCTGGACCTCCTGGTACGACGGCGCGAGCTGGACCAACCCATCGGACGTCGACATCGACCACCTGGTGCCGCTCGGCGAGGCGTGGGCGTCGGGCGCCAGTTCGTGGACTCCCGATCAGCGCCGTGCCTACGCGAACGACCTCGCCCTCCCCGTCGCTCTCCAGGCGGTCACCGACAATGTCAACCAGTCGAAGGGCGATCGCGATCCGGCCCAGTGGATGCCCCCTCTCCCGGGCGTGGCGTGTGAGTACGCCACCGACTGGGTGCTCGTGAAGTACCGCTGGAACCTCACCATCGACACTGCCGAGCAGGCGACCCTCTCCGGCATCCTGTCGGGCACCTGCGGCGACACCGTCGTCGCTGTCCCGGCGAAGGCGGGCACCACCGTGAACGCAGGCGTGGGACGTCTCGCCGGCGCGGACCGCTATGCGACCGCGGTCGCCGTCTCGGGTCAGTACCCCACCGGCGTGCCTGTCGCGTACATCGCGTCGGGCGCGAACTTCCCGGATGCGCTCAGTGCGGCACCGGCTGCCGCCAAGCAGGGCGGACCGCTCCTTCTCACCGCCCCCGGCTCACTGCCCGCCGTCGTCCGCACCGAGTTGCAGCGGCTCGCTCCCGACACGATCGTCGTCGCGGGCGGACCGGGCAGCGTGTCGGATGCGGTGTTCACCGAACTGAGCATGCTGGCCCCGCACATCCGTCGCGACGCCGGCGCGAGCCGTTACGCGACATCGATCGCGGTCAATACCGCAGCGTTCCCCGGTGGTTCCGCAGCCGTGTTCGTGGCCACCGGCCGGAACTTCCCTGATGCTCTGGGCGCATCGGCCGCTGCCGGAGCGCAGGGCGAGCCTGTGCTGCTCGTCGACGGCGCCGCCGGAGCGATCGACCAGCCCACGCTGGATCTGATGACGACACTCGGGGTCGCCACCGTGTCGATCGCCGGCGGGACAGGCGTCGTCTCGACCGGCATCGAGAATCAGCTTCGGTCCCGCCTGGGCTCAGCGAACGTCGTGAGACTGGCCGGTGCTGACCGCTACCACACCGCGAGCGCGATCAACCGGGCCACCTTCACCAGCTCGGCGACCGTCTACCTCGCCGCCGGAACCGGGTTCGCGGACGCCCTGGCCGGGGCAGCCCTCGCAGGCCGTGACCACGACGCACTGTACGTCGTGCCCGGCACCTGCGTACCCGATTTCATCAAGACGGACCTGACGGCGCTCGGCACGACGAAGCGTGTACTCCTGGGCGGCACGGGCACGCTCAGTGCGGGCGTCGCCAACTTCACGACCTGCGCGACTCCTCCGCCGCCTGCTCCTCCGAAGCCGCCGGCACCCCCGACGAAGCCTGGCAACCCCGGCGACACGAAGAACTGCACGGACTTCGCGACGCATGCCGCGGCTCAGGCGTGGTTCAACAAGTACTTCCCGTACTACGGCGACGTGGCGCACCTCGACTCCGACCACGACGGGATCGCCTGCGAGAGCCTGCCCTAG
- a CDS encoding ATP-dependent DNA ligase produces MEPSVSSPVAPMLAKAVDAVPEQDSVAGGLSFEPKWDGFRAIVYYDGDTVEIGSRGSKMLTRYFPELTEAFARLLPGPCVLDGEIVVPTGAAGSERLDWEALSQRIHPAASRVQKLAVETPAMFVAFDLLAEGDRNLTGVPFGERRAELERLIGPLPHPLHLTRTTTDVDLARRWLVEFEGAGLDGVVAKPLSSAYAPNKRVMLKIKHHRTADVVVIGYRIHSSGRGVGSLLLGLYDSDGQLRSVGGASAFSDARRLELIDELDPLVERDADGEIVKGEGERSRFSSGKDVSFVRLRPERVVEVRYDQMEGMRFRHTAQFDRWRPDREARSCTFEQLDRPIAYDLSQVIS; encoded by the coding sequence ATGGAACCCTCGGTATCGTCTCCCGTCGCTCCGATGCTCGCGAAGGCGGTCGACGCCGTCCCTGAACAGGACAGCGTCGCCGGCGGCCTCAGCTTCGAACCGAAATGGGACGGCTTCCGCGCGATCGTCTATTACGACGGGGACACCGTCGAGATCGGCAGCCGCGGCTCCAAGATGCTCACACGCTATTTCCCCGAGCTGACGGAGGCGTTCGCCCGGCTCCTGCCGGGTCCCTGCGTGCTCGACGGCGAGATCGTGGTGCCCACCGGCGCAGCGGGCAGCGAACGGCTCGACTGGGAGGCGCTGTCGCAGCGCATCCACCCCGCCGCCAGCCGCGTGCAGAAGCTGGCGGTCGAGACGCCCGCGATGTTCGTCGCCTTCGACCTGCTCGCAGAGGGCGACAGGAACCTCACGGGCGTGCCGTTCGGTGAGCGCCGCGCGGAGCTGGAGCGCCTGATCGGTCCGCTGCCGCATCCGCTGCACCTGACCCGCACGACGACGGATGTGGACCTCGCCCGCCGCTGGCTGGTCGAGTTCGAGGGTGCCGGGCTCGACGGAGTCGTGGCCAAGCCGCTGTCGTCGGCCTACGCGCCGAACAAGCGGGTCATGCTGAAGATCAAGCACCACCGGACGGCGGATGTCGTCGTGATCGGATACCGCATCCACTCGAGCGGGCGCGGCGTCGGTTCACTGCTGCTCGGTCTCTACGACAGCGACGGCCAGTTACGCAGTGTCGGCGGCGCGTCGGCCTTCAGCGACGCGCGGCGCCTGGAACTGATCGACGAACTCGACCCGTTGGTCGAACGGGATGCGGACGGCGAGATCGTCAAGGGCGAAGGCGAGCGCAGCCGCTTCTCGTCGGGCAAGGACGTGTCGTTCGTACGACTTCGACCAGAACGCGTCGTCGAGGTGCGGTACGACCAGATGGAGGGGATGCGCTTCCGTCACACGGCGCAGTTCGACCGCTGGCGCCCCGATCGCGAGGCGCGCTCCTGCACGTTCGAGCAGCTCGACCGCCCGATCGCCTACGACCTCAGCCAGGTCATCAGCTGA
- a CDS encoding cell wall-binding repeat-containing protein yields MRERTSLPKDGSARPTGRASGPVAVLFVVALALVGLAVSAPASATDSYRADRFHVWNNPRGVAFTPDGSTAVIVNDDPLYKYGTLTKYDAATHVWKWRVDLDGVGANGVAISPDGTQAYATYQSGPFNSGGLTVVDLVNYKKLDTITGTDPLWNVAFTPDGSKVYATEPQLGTPNGSVVVVDPATRTVLTYITVCRAPSDLVFSPDSSRAYVLCTGNGTGTGAISVIDVATSAVTATIPLGISPKGIAITPDGSALFATNFGDGTLSGSVSVVSTATNTVTSTISHVGVGPAAIRISPDGAQAWVLNTNGANVAVIDVATETVVERFPLSVGGMANIAFTPDGERAWVDIDGFTNPYPGMVASFDVKSARWNPTVSRVSGADRYLTSVEVAKTAFPTVAPVVFVATGTGFADALAAAAPAAQLGGPLLLTDPDSLPASVQAEIQSLQPSTIYIVGGTGAISTTVEQQLHSLAPTVTRLAGSDRFETARKVIDVAFPSFTKVYVATGKDFPDALSASAAGGAAGIPVLLVNGTDPSLDQATTAFLTTHGANAFTVLGGPTVVSGGITNQLGDFGRVTRIYGSDRYATSQLINADAFTAGTGAYFATGTQFADALSGAVLAAVNDSPLYVVQPGCVPEGSMHDLASRGVSRATLIGGTGALNNAVAAMYNC; encoded by the coding sequence ATGCGCGAACGAACCAGCCTGCCAAAAGACGGATCAGCGCGACCAACCGGTCGCGCGAGCGGGCCTGTCGCAGTTCTCTTCGTTGTTGCACTCGCGCTCGTGGGACTGGCGGTCTCGGCCCCCGCATCCGCCACCGACTCCTACAGGGCCGACAGGTTCCACGTCTGGAACAACCCGCGAGGCGTAGCCTTCACACCGGACGGCTCGACGGCGGTCATCGTCAATGACGATCCGCTTTACAAGTACGGCACCCTCACGAAGTACGACGCCGCCACGCATGTGTGGAAGTGGCGGGTCGACCTCGATGGGGTGGGGGCGAACGGAGTCGCCATCAGCCCGGACGGAACCCAGGCTTACGCGACCTACCAGAGCGGTCCATTCAACTCGGGTGGGCTGACTGTCGTCGACCTCGTGAACTACAAAAAACTCGACACGATAACGGGGACCGACCCGCTCTGGAATGTCGCCTTCACCCCGGATGGATCCAAGGTCTACGCAACCGAGCCACAACTGGGCACCCCCAACGGCAGCGTGGTCGTCGTCGATCCGGCCACACGCACCGTTCTCACCTACATCACGGTGTGCCGGGCCCCCTCCGATCTCGTGTTCAGCCCTGACAGCTCGCGCGCCTACGTCCTGTGCACCGGAAATGGCACGGGCACCGGCGCGATTTCGGTCATCGATGTCGCTACGAGTGCGGTGACCGCCACGATCCCTCTCGGAATCTCGCCGAAGGGAATCGCCATCACTCCCGACGGGTCCGCCCTGTTCGCGACGAACTTCGGGGACGGAACCCTCTCCGGTTCGGTGTCGGTGGTGTCGACCGCAACGAACACGGTCACCTCGACCATCTCCCACGTCGGGGTCGGTCCGGCTGCCATCAGGATCTCCCCGGATGGCGCGCAAGCCTGGGTTCTCAACACCAACGGCGCGAACGTCGCAGTGATCGATGTCGCCACGGAGACGGTCGTCGAACGTTTCCCGCTGAGTGTGGGTGGCATGGCGAATATCGCCTTCACTCCGGATGGCGAACGAGCATGGGTCGACATCGACGGCTTCACCAACCCATATCCAGGAATGGTTGCTTCCTTCGACGTGAAATCGGCTCGCTGGAACCCGACGGTCAGCCGCGTCTCGGGAGCCGATCGTTACCTCACCTCGGTCGAGGTGGCGAAGACGGCGTTCCCGACCGTCGCGCCCGTTGTCTTCGTAGCGACCGGCACGGGCTTCGCGGATGCACTGGCCGCCGCGGCGCCGGCTGCGCAACTCGGCGGCCCCCTTCTCCTCACGGATCCCGACAGTCTCCCTGCCAGCGTCCAGGCGGAGATCCAGAGTCTGCAACCGTCGACGATCTACATCGTCGGTGGAACGGGTGCCATCTCGACGACGGTCGAACAGCAGCTTCATTCTTTGGCTCCGACGGTCACACGATTGGCGGGCAGCGATCGGTTCGAGACCGCCCGCAAGGTGATCGACGTGGCCTTCCCGAGCTTCACGAAGGTGTACGTCGCGACCGGAAAGGACTTCCCGGATGCACTGTCGGCGTCCGCTGCGGGAGGCGCCGCGGGCATCCCGGTGCTTCTCGTGAACGGAACCGATCCATCCCTCGACCAGGCGACGACGGCATTCCTCACCACTCACGGCGCGAACGCGTTCACCGTGCTCGGCGGCCCGACTGTCGTCTCAGGCGGTATTACGAACCAGCTGGGTGACTTCGGGCGGGTGACGCGCATCTACGGCAGTGACCGCTACGCCACGTCCCAGCTGATCAACGCCGACGCGTTCACGGCGGGCACCGGTGCCTACTTCGCAACCGGCACGCAATTCGCGGATGCGCTTTCGGGTGCTGTCCTCGCAGCGGTCAACGATTCGCCGCTCTACGTCGTTCAGCCCGGCTGTGTGCCGGAGGGGTCGATGCACGACCTCGCAAGCCGTGGCGTCTCGCGTGCCACCCTCATCGGCGGCACCGGAGCGCTAAACAACGCGGTCGCCGCAATGTACAACTGCTGA
- a CDS encoding cell wall-binding repeat-containing protein, with protein MRKLIAAVSVTALTGLALAAAAPASATDSYHGPAFRAGNNPGDVAFTPDGGKAVVVTADPNTYFGAITTYDTATHAVLWSTTVDGPGANGVAISPDGTQAYATFMGDTSTVGGGLTVVDLAHNVKLGTIVGPHRIWDDAFAPNGSKVYAVEPQFGTPQGSVAVVDPATRSILTHISVGEAPLDVIFSPDSSHAYVVNDGDGTNAGTLSVIDVAASAVTATIPLGVLPSGVAITPDGSTLFVTNSGDGTHSGTVSVVSTATNAVTATISNVGVNPNHISMSPDGTQAWVLDYPGTGVAVIDVATKAVVNRYAVTGGGPWSLGLTPDSKQAWVAIDGNDSNHAGTIAVFDVKSARWNPTVSRVSGTDRYQTSVQVAQKAFPTIAPVVFVATGLGFADALAAAAPAAKLDGPLLLTDPSKLPAGTKAEIQNLHPSTIYIVGGPGAISAAVENQLRPLASNVIRLAGVDRFDTARQVIDVAFHHAMQKVYVATGMNFPDALSASAAAGAAGIPVLLVNGTKPTLDSATTDFLTANGANAFTVIGGPNVVSAGIATQLGASGPVTRIYGADRYTTSQLINADAFTSGTKAYFATGTSFADALSGAVLAAVTGSPLYVVNPTCVPDVSETDLAGRGVTGITLIGGTGALSNAVAAMHNC; from the coding sequence ATGCGGAAGCTCATCGCAGCAGTTTCCGTCACTGCCCTGACCGGCCTTGCACTGGCAGCCGCGGCACCTGCATCTGCGACCGACTCGTATCACGGGCCGGCCTTCCGCGCCGGCAATAATCCGGGAGACGTGGCATTCACGCCGGACGGCGGTAAAGCCGTCGTCGTGACCGCAGATCCGAACACGTACTTCGGTGCAATCACCACGTATGACACCGCAACGCATGCCGTGCTGTGGTCGACCACCGTCGACGGACCGGGAGCCAACGGCGTCGCGATCAGTCCGGACGGAACCCAGGCGTATGCGACATTCATGGGCGACACATCGACCGTGGGTGGCGGGCTCACCGTTGTCGACCTGGCACACAATGTCAAACTCGGCACGATCGTCGGGCCTCACCGTATCTGGGACGACGCCTTCGCGCCCAACGGGTCGAAGGTCTACGCCGTCGAGCCCCAATTCGGAACCCCGCAAGGCTCCGTGGCCGTCGTGGACCCGGCGACGCGCTCCATTCTCACTCACATCTCGGTGGGTGAGGCCCCGCTCGATGTCATCTTCAGTCCTGACAGCTCGCACGCCTATGTCGTCAACGACGGCGACGGCACGAACGCGGGCACGCTCTCGGTCATCGACGTCGCAGCCAGCGCCGTGACGGCCACGATTCCCCTGGGAGTTCTGCCGTCGGGCGTCGCGATCACGCCCGACGGTTCCACGCTGTTCGTGACGAACAGCGGAGACGGAACGCACAGCGGCACCGTGTCGGTCGTGTCGACCGCGACGAACGCTGTCACCGCGACGATCTCCAATGTCGGTGTCAATCCGAATCACATCAGCATGTCTCCGGACGGCACCCAGGCCTGGGTCCTCGACTACCCTGGCACGGGCGTCGCTGTCATCGATGTCGCAACCAAAGCCGTCGTGAATCGGTACGCAGTGACTGGCGGCGGCCCGTGGTCGCTGGGCCTCACCCCGGACAGCAAGCAGGCCTGGGTCGCCATCGACGGCAACGACTCGAATCACGCGGGCACGATCGCGGTCTTCGACGTGAAGTCGGCCCGCTGGAACCCGACGGTCTCCCGCGTTTCGGGAACCGACCGGTACCAGACGTCCGTCCAGGTGGCGCAGAAGGCCTTCCCGACGATCGCGCCCGTCGTGTTCGTGGCGACGGGCCTGGGCTTCGCGGATGCGCTCGCCGCGGCCGCTCCTGCGGCGAAACTCGACGGCCCGCTTCTGCTGACGGACCCGTCGAAGCTCCCCGCCGGCACCAAGGCGGAGATCCAGAATCTGCATCCGTCGACGATCTACATCGTCGGAGGCCCGGGAGCCATCTCGGCGGCGGTCGAGAACCAGCTGCGTCCGCTCGCCTCGAACGTCATCAGACTGGCCGGCGTCGACCGGTTCGACACGGCCCGCCAGGTCATCGACGTGGCCTTCCACCACGCCATGCAGAAGGTGTATGTCGCGACCGGAATGAACTTCCCGGATGCGCTGTCCGCGTCTGCTGCAGCGGGCGCTGCCGGTATCCCGGTGCTCCTCGTGAACGGAACGAAGCCGACGCTCGATTCGGCGACGACGGACTTCCTGACCGCGAACGGAGCGAACGCCTTCACGGTCATCGGCGGCCCGAACGTCGTCTCCGCCGGCATCGCGACCCAGCTCGGCGCATCCGGACCGGTCACGCGCATCTACGGCGCCGACCGTTACACCACGTCGCAGCTGATCAACGCCGACGCGTTCACCTCGGGGACGAAGGCTTACTTCGCGACAGGGACCTCGTTCGCGGACGCGCTCTCCGGCGCCGTGCTCGCGGCTGTGACAGGTTCGCCGCTCTACGTCGTCAACCCGACCTGCGTGCCGGATGTGTCGGAGACCGACCTCGCCGGCCGTGGCGTCACGGGCATCACCCTGATCGGCGGCACGGGAGCGCTGAGCAACGCCGTCGCAGCCATGCACAACTGCTGA